In Pseudomonas sp. MM213, a genomic segment contains:
- the ccoO gene encoding cytochrome-c oxidase, cbb3-type subunit II, with product MKHETIEKNVGLLMLLMVLAVSIGGLTQIVPLFFQDVTNKPVEGMKPYTALQLEGRDIYIREGCVGCHSQMIRPFRAETERYGHYSVAGESVWDHPFLWGSKRTGPDLARVGGRYSEDWHRAHLYNPRNVVPESKMPAYPWLVANQLDSSHTETKIKAMRTLGVPYTDADIAGSVESLKGKTEMDALVAYLQVLGTAIKSKR from the coding sequence ATGAAACACGAAACAATCGAAAAAAACGTCGGCCTGCTGATGCTGCTGATGGTCCTGGCCGTGAGCATCGGCGGTCTGACCCAGATCGTCCCGCTGTTCTTCCAGGACGTGACCAATAAACCGGTGGAAGGCATGAAGCCCTACACCGCGCTGCAACTGGAAGGTCGCGACATTTACATCCGCGAAGGCTGCGTCGGTTGCCACTCGCAGATGATCCGGCCGTTCCGTGCCGAGACCGAGCGTTACGGTCACTACTCGGTGGCCGGGGAAAGCGTCTGGGATCACCCGTTCCTGTGGGGTTCCAAGCGTACCGGTCCGGACCTGGCCCGTGTCGGCGGCCGTTACTCCGAAGACTGGCACCGCGCGCACTTGTACAACCCGCGCAACGTGGTGCCGGAATCGAAGATGCCGGCCTATCCATGGCTGGTGGCCAATCAGCTCGACAGCAGCCACACCGAAACCAAGATCAAGGCGATGCGCACCCTCGGCGTGCCGTACACCGATGCAGACATCGCAGGCTCGGTCGAATCGCTCAAGGGCAAGACCGAAATGGACGCACTGGTCGCCTACCTGCAAGTGCTCGGCACTGCCATCAAGAGCAAGAGGTGA